The following DNA comes from Candidatus Eisenbacteria bacterium.
TCTCGTCGGTCGACGTGAGCTTGGTGATCTCGGCGATCATCTCGTCGACCTCGGCGCGCGTCGCGCCCGGCGGCAGCTTGTCGCGGTACGCGGCGAGGTCGGGGATCAGCCGCGCTGACATCTGGTTGTGGACCGCGTCGCGGAGCGGCTTGAAGCGCGGGTCGGCCGCCTGAACGCGCACCGCGATGGCTCGGATCTTCTCGATCTGACCGAGGTCGGCGTGAAAGAAGTAGCGCTTCTGAAGCTCGTAGGCGAGCAGAAAGTCGCGGCTGTCGTTGAACTCGGGAGCGGTGAGGTAGCGCTCGAAGAAGTTCGCCGCCGCGGGAGCTTGCTCCTCCGCGCTGGCGAGCCCGCGGAAGGCGCGCAGCTCGGCGAACTTGTGCGTGGGGTTCGTCGCGACGAAGTACTGCTCGAGGACGTAGCCTCTGACCAGGTCGTTGTGGTCCGGGAACGTGTCCCACAGGTAGAGATCGCGCGAGAAGACGTTCGCGATGTAGACGCCGTTCTTCGCCAGCGCCTCGGCCCAGGGTGCGCGGTAGGCGGCGCAGAAGATCGGGTCCTTGCAGCCGGTGCCGAGGGCGCCGCTGGCGCTCCGCACCGGGCGCTTCTCGCCACCGGGGCAGACGCAGAAGTTCTCGGTGTACGGTCCCTTCAGCTTCCCGACGCAGAGGGTGAAGTTCTCCCGCAGCGTCTTCTGCTCCTGGGTGGACAGCTCGGGCGCACGGAACGCGTCGGCCGGACCTGACGAGAGCAGGCCGACGGCAGCGACGACCGCCATGATCACCGTGCGGAGATTCTTCGTGCCCACGTATTCCTCCATCGTTGAGTCGTCCGGCTCGTTTCGCACATCGGAACCGTTCCTGTCGATCCGCGGGACCGTGCGCCCCGGGGCGGCGCCTCATGATTTTCGTGACTGCCTGCTGCCCATTTGGGCCGGGTCTGGCTGCCATCTGGGCGAGCTTCGATCGGCGGCTCGGGGCGGGCCCTCTGGCGAAGAGGCAAACCGGGGCGAGCCCTACACCGCGGGCGCCCTCTACCCCGGCGCTCGCAGCGCCGGTAAATGGGGCTGGAGCGTCATGGGAGCTGAGATCAGGTACGCCAAGAGCGGCGAAGTGCACATCGCGTATCGCGTTTTTGGCGATGGCCCGCCCGACATCGTGCTCGTGCCGGGCACCGTGTCGCATGTGGAGCTCTTCTGGGAGCTGCCCGCGAACGAGTATCTGCTGAAACGGCTCGCCTCCTTCTCGCGCGTGATCGTTTTCGACAAGCGCGGCCAGGGCCTCTCCGATCGCGTCGCCGATCAGACGCTCGAGGAGCGGGTCGGCGACGTGCTGGCGGTGATGGACGCGGCCGGGTCGGATCGCGCGACGATCTACGGTTGGTCCGAAGGCGGTCAGCTGTCCCTGAAGCTCGCCGCCACGCATCCGGAGCGGGTCTCCGGGCTCGTGCTCTACGGAAGCTATCCGTCGATGTACGTGACGCGCGAGCAATTCGACCGATTCCTCCAGACGCTGGAGACCCACTGGGGCGAAGGCATACTCGTCCGCGTGAATGCGCCGAGCCGGCGGAACGACAAGGCCTTCGTGCAGTGGTTCGGACGCCTCGAGCGCGCCGTGGCGAGCCCCGGAGCCATTCTCGCGCTGATGCGGGCCAACTACGAGATCGACGTCCGTGACCTCTTGCCTTCCATCAACGTGCCGACGCTGATCCTCCATCGCGAGGGCGATTCGCTCGTACCCGTCGAGTCCGGTCGCTACATGGCCGAGCACATTCCTGGCGCGCGGTACGTCGAGCTCCCCGGGGTGGACCATCTGCTCCAAGCATTCGAGCAGGACCTGCTCGACGTCCTCCTCGACGAGGTCGAGGAGTTCGTCACCGGCACGCGGCGCCGCCCGCGTGCGGAGCGGCCGTCGCCCATCGCGGTATCCGCCGATCCCGTCGACCCCGTGAAGCACCTCCCGCCGGCACCGGACGCCGAGTGGCGAGGCGCGGACGACGCGATCGCGGAGCTCGAACGGTGCCGTGAGATTCTCGCGTGCGGTGAGGACGGGCCCGGGCTCGCCGGCCTCGTCGCGCGCGCCGAAGCGCTCGCCGCCGCCGCACGAGGATCGTGGGGCGAGGCCGAGGCACAGTTCGTCAAGGCGGCCGAGACGTTTCGGCGCTACGGGATGGTGTGGCAGGAGGCACAGACGTTCCAGAGCTGGGGTGCCGCGTTGCACGCCGGCGCAGATCGTCGCGCCGCCATCGAGAAGGTCGACATGGCGATCGAGATCTACCGTCGGCACGCCACGGGCCGCGGCTCGTGCGAGAGAGCCGAACGCGACATCTCCAGCCCCACCGGCGACGCCGGCGCGGTCGGAGCCCCTGCGTCCCGAGCTGTGTTTCGGCGGGAAGGCGACTATTGGACGGTGTCGTGGCGGGGCAATGTGGTCCGCCTGAAGCACGCCAAGGGTCTTCACTACATCGCCTACCTGCTCGGCCATCCTGGCCGCCAGGTCCTGGCCTCCGATCTCGCGGCGCCTGGGACGACGGGCGGTAGCGATCACGCGTGGATCGATTCAGGTGGAACGACGGCCCCCAACCTCGGGGATGCCGGCACACTCCTCGACGCCAAGGCCCGCGAGCAATACCGTCGTCGCATGGGCGAGCTCCGCGAGGAGGTCGCGGAGGCCGATCGGTTCAACGATACGTTGCGGGCCGCGCGACTGCGCACCGAGCTCGAGTCGCTTCGCGATCAGATTGCCGGCGCGGCGGGGCTGGGCGGACGACACCGGAAGGCTGCCTCGCACGCTGAACGAGCTCGCCTGATGGTGACGAAAGCGATCAAGGCGGCCCTCGCGAAGATCCGTGCCAGGGACGCTTCGCTCGGCCGCTATCTCGCAGCGTCGATCAAGACCGGCCACTGTTGCACCTACGATCCCGGTGCGCTGCCTCCCGTCGCCTGGCAGCTCTAGCACGCTCGCGCGGACGCACATTCGTGGCCGCGTCCTCGATTTGTGCCGGACGTCGGCACGTCGTCCCGCACTTCGTTACGCTTGAAGGGCAGGAACGATCCACTCGAGCCGCGGCGACGACCCATCGGGTTTCGCGTACGCCCCGGCGAAAACGCGTAGGAGGACGCAGCGATGCACAGGGCAACGCGACTGATTCTGCTGACCGGATGCGTCATCGTCGTCGGCGCGACACGTGCGACGGCGCAGGACGGACCGCCACGCCACCCCCAGGTGGTGGTCTTGAACGAGCCGCCACGCCACGCCCAAGTGGTGGCCCTGGACGAGTGCGATCCGACGACGTTCAACCCGGCCGTGGGGGCTGACGGGACGGGCTTCTGCCACAACGTCACGCTGTACGTCTCGGCCTGGGCTTCGAGACCTCGCTGCAGAAGCTGATCGACCAGGCGAACGCCGGAACTCCCGATCCGGGCTGGGACTTCGAGCCCGATCAGCTGACGATTCCGAAAGGGACCACTCTCTCGGTCGTCGACCAAGGTGGTGAGCCCCACACGTTCACGGAGGTGGCCCAGTTCGGCGGCGGATTCGTCGAGGCGCTCAACCACGGCGAGCCCATCGCTCCGGAGTGCGCCGGCGGCTTCAAGAACGTCGCAGTCGCCAGGACGCGCATCCTTCAGAGAAGCCAACTCGAGGTCGCGGGCCTCTCGAGGGGCAAGCATCTCTTCCAGTGCTGCATCCATCCATGGATGCACATGGAAGTGGACGTGAAGTGAGGTTGGATCTCGTGCGCGCCGCGGCCGGGCGCCTCTAGCCGAGGCGTCCGGCGGTGCAGCCGAGGGCGTGCCCTGGGTCCTCGACGGATTGCAACTTGACGGCTCGCGGCCCGAGCGACTATCGCCCGGCCACGACACCCGACGAATCCGCCACCTCGCTCCATTCCGCGTCCCGCGCGGGCGGGATCTCCCGCCGTGCGCTCCTCGCCGGCGCCGGTGCCCTCGGTCTCGGCCTCGCGGTAGGCGGCGGGATCGACGTTCACGCCGCCGTGCACCGGCGACGGAAGCCCGGCTCCCTTCCCCGCCCGCACCTCCCCGAGGGCACGGACACGCTGCCCCAGATCGAGCACATCATCGCGCTCATGAACCGACCGAGCGGATGCATACCAGGGAGCCCGGGGCCCATTCCATCTGCCCGGGGCGTCATGAGACCGGAGAATCGGGGCTTCGGGTCCGTCCCGCTGGCGCGATACCTCTGGCCGGCCAGACGGTGAGTCGAACGGAAGCGAACGGCCGTCCGCGCCATGACGATGGCATCGCGCCCCGACGTGAAGACCGCCTCGACCGCGACGACCGTCTTCGCCCTCGCGGGTCTCGCGGCACAGCTGCTCAATGCCCTGGCGTCGGTGCCGTTTCGACGTCCGTGGCGAGGTCGCGCGAGCACGCTCCACAACGTCGGCATCACAGTGACCCGCAGCGTGATGCGGGCCTTCCTCGGCTATGCCACGTCGCTTCCGACGCCCGAGTTCCGCTCCGTCGAAAACGTGCTCGACCGCCTCTGTCGCGTCGTCCTCCCGCCGTTCCTGCGCCCACTCGACATCGTGATGGACGACGCCGAGGTCGGCGGCGTTCGCGGGCTGTGGTACCGCCGCGGGAACGTCGAGCCGCGCGGCACCATCCTCTACCTCCATGGCGGGGGCTACATCGGCACGTCGCCGGCCATGTACACGATCTCCACGGGACGGATCGCGGCCGAGACCGGCTGCGAGATCTTCGCGCCGGACTACAGGCTGGCGCCCGAATTCCCCTTTCCCGCGAGCCTCGTCGACGCCGCCGCGGTCTACCAGGGGATGCTCGATGCGGGCACGCGGCCCGACCGCCTGTTCCTCGCGGGCGATTCCGGTGGCGGCGGCCTCGTGAACGCCCTCATGCTCGACCCACTTTCGCGCGCCTTGCCGAGACCGGCGGGCCTGATCCTCATCTCTCCCGAGGTGAGCCTGACGCTCGAAGAGCGCTCGATCACCGACAACGCGGCCCTGGACATCCTGCCCTGGAACATCCCCGTGTGGCCGTATCTGCACGGGCTCGACTCGCGGCACCCCCTGGTGTCCGCGATCGACGCCGACCTCCATGGCTTCCCCCCGACGTTCGTCTCCCTCGGCGGGGACGAGATGTTCCGGGACGGCATCCGCGGATTCGTCGAACGACTGAAGGCGTCCGACGTGGACGCGACCGCGATCGAGGAGCCCGGCATGTTCCACGTGTTCCCGCTGCTGATGCCGTGGGCAGATGCCAGCGCGCGGGTCTATCGGGCGATCGGCGAGTTCGTCACGACCCGGCTCGCTCGCGCGGCTCGCCGGCCGTAGATCCTCGGCTGCCGATGGATCTATGGGGCGTCGGGTGTCGGCTCCGCCAGATGCGCGTGGAGCGTCCCCCGCGGGCCGGACAGCTCGATCCGCACGGCGACGGGCGTCGCACCCGCCACCGGGGGCGCGAGCCACGCCAACACCTGCGTCGCCTGCTCGCCTGCATGCTCACCCGAGCGGAGGAATCCGGCGACCGGGTCCACCGACGCCCGACACAGGCGCGCGCTCCCGCGATACGAGTCGTACCGGGACGGCTCGAGGTCGCCGACTCCCAGGTCGTCGTAGCGCAGATCGTAGCGCCGCAGCCCGTCGAAGATGCGCACCGTGCCCGCACAGGTGCCGGTCGCAGCGAGCCGTTGGACGACCGCGGCCTCCGCGGTCACCGGATCCATGGTCCCGGCGCGCAGCGGCTCCGGCACGTCGTCGCGCTCCCCGTCGGTCAGGACCCCGTCGACGCCGCCGCCGACCCGGCCGGCGTCGCCGTACTCGAGGTCGATGCGTTGGGCGCGGTCACGGTACTCGCTCTGGACACGATAGAAGGATGGACGCAGCGTCGGGCCCTCGATCGTGCCGCCCGCCGTCGCCGAGGATCGCCACGGCACGATGGCTGCGAAGAGGCCCGCCGTCCGCAAGGAGACGCTCGTGCGATACGCAGCCCGCTCGACGTGCGACTGCACGTCCACGGCAAGCACCCGAAACGCCAGGTAGAAGACGTCGTAGTGAAGCGTGCGGGTGTCCGCGGCGTGCGCCTCGGGACGCGCCCCCGCGACGAGGACTGCCAGGATGATCATCGCCGCTCGACGGTTCCGCATGCGCCGTCTGCACCGTGACACGCCGTGCGTGCGCCGTCGAGGGGCCGGGGCGCGATCGCAAGGCGTTCCTAGAAGGAGGACGTCAAGGACGTGAGGCTCTCCGTCGAGGGCGCGGTGCGGTCTGGCAGCTTGGGGCAAGGACCGGGAACGGGGTCCGATGCGACGGGGCCTCTTCCCCGCCGCAATCGCAGACCGTGGAAATTCTGGTCGATTGGCAACCGCTGCCTGGCGACGATCCTCGGAGCAGAGACCACCCTCACGTCGCGTGGATCGCCCGACGGGCGCGGCCTCAGGAGAGACTGTCGACGACGCCTCGGGGGGGACCACGACGCTCCGGGTGACCGTCTCGCGTGTCCAGCTACCGACTGATAGGACTCGACGCCGGGAAGCGATATGCAAACGAGGGAATCGCCCGACACGACACCCGCGTCCTCCGACCCGCCCGCTGCGCGCCGCCAGGCCATGAGCTCGCTCATGGGCCTTGCCATCTTCGGTGAGAAGGTCGCGGCGCGCACCTACCTGGCGATGGCCGACCTTCGGGCCGACCACGGGGATCTGCTGCGAAAGTTCGCCGCCATGGAGGCGCGCCACGGCTCGTCCTTCCTGCAGGTGAGCCGCGCCAACGCCGTGGAGCCCGACCGGGAGTTCGCCGATCGCGAGCTCGGGTATCTCGTCGAGCAGGTGGAGCGTTACGCGCGGGCGTCCGACTTCGACGCGCTCGCCGTGCTGCAGGGTTTCATCGTCGAAAGCCTGGCGATCGCCACCTACGAGCCGTTCCTCGGTCTCGCGGACACCTACCCGGGCGCCCGCGAGGCCTTTGCCACCGCCCTCGCCGACGAGCGCTACCACGTCGACTGGATCACCCGCTATCTGCGGCTCCGGTACTTCGGCGCCGTCGGCGAGTTCCTCGGTCTCGCCGAACGTGTGAACACGCAAGGGATCGACTGCGTCGGGGGATCGCTCATGAGCATCGCGGGCTACCTCGACGTCGTGGGGCTGTCGGGCGCGCAGTGCGCAGCGGGTATGCTCGACGGGTACGCCGGGCTGCTGGAGGACGTGGGGCTCGACCAGCGCACGGCCCTGCGAAGCGTCACCACGCTCTTCGCTCCGCTCATGGCCAAGTATCGCCGCCGTGAACACCGATAGGCGCCAGGGCGGGTGCGGGAGCACCCGGGACGCTGGTGATGGCGCGACGTCGCCCGAGGACGCCAGCACTCTCGCAGCGCGACCCGTCGACGCGACGGAGCTCCTCCTGTGGGCGCTCATGCACAAGTTCGAGCGACCCGCGCTCGAGCACTACGCGGCACACGCGTCCGCGCTGGCGACGGCCGAGAAGCGGAGCTTCGTCACGCGTCTGGACGCTCTCGAGGCCGACGAGGCACCACTCGCCGCGAGCACATTGGCGGCTCCGGTCGACGAGCTCCTCGCGCGAGCCCGGGGCGCCGACGCGATCTCCGTGCTGATCGTGCAGGGCCTCGTGCTCGAGCACCTCGGTCAAGCCATCTATGGCATCGCGGAGAGCACCGAGCAGGCGAGCCCCGCGTCGCGCACGCTCGCGGCAGTCGGACGGGCTGCGAGCGTTTCGGTGACGGCGATCGCGTCCGCGGAGATCGCCGCGCGCGTCGGCACCCACGAGCGACTCTATGCGGTATTCGTCGATGCGTCGGAGGAGGTCATTGCCGCCCTCGATCCGCTCGCAGAGCCCGTCGACGAGGTCTTCGGCGAGCGCTTCGGTCTGCGCTTCGCCGACGTCCTGGGCGAATTCGCGGCGGGTCTCATCACCGCGTGCACCGCGCTCGGAATGCAACGGCGAAAGGTCGTCGCGCATCTGGCCGGCGCCTGCATGGGGCTGTGAGCGTGCACGACGCATCGGCCGGCTCGATTCTGATCACGGGGGGCAATGGATTCCTCGGCTCGCTCGTCGCCGCGAAGGCGCTCGTCGAGAGCGACGCAACGATCGTCCTGCCGCTGCGCGAGCCGTACACGCGCGAGCGGGTGCTCGCGCCGATCCTGACCGAGCTCGCGGCCGAGGGGCGCCCGCCTCGAGCTGCCGATTCGGCCCGGATCGTGACGGTGCCCTTGCCACCCCACGAGCACATCGACGAGCTCTACCGCAGCCTCCGTGACCTCGGGGTCCGCGACATCCTGCACTGCGCCGGGTCGCTGAGCTACTTCAACGTGCGCAGACTCCAGGCGGGCAACCTCGACTTGACCCGCGCCATCCTCTCGCTCGGCACGGCGCTCGACGTGCGCCGGTTCGTGTACCTCTCGACGGCGTACAGCGCCGGGTTCACCGACTGCCCGATCCTCGAGACCCTGCACGACGAGCCGCGTAACGACCCGACCGACTACACGCGCACGAAGCGCGAGGCGGAATGGCTGGTCGCTCGCAGCGGCCTCCCGTACGTCGTCGTTCGACCATCGATCGTCATCGGCGACAGCCGCGACGGGCGCTACGGCGGCAAGCCCTACGGACTCTACCAGCTCTGGACCGCCGGCGTACGCTACCTGTCGATGGGATTCCCCCGCGTCCTGCACGTCGTCGCCGGCAACGAGCCGGTCAACTTCCTGCACCAGGACGCATTCACGACGGGCTTCTGGGCGGCCTACCGGACGCTGCCGGACCGCGCCGTCATGCACCTGGTGTCACGTGATGACGCGCTCCCGACGATGCGCGATCTCTGGACGCTTTGGTTCTCGGTTCATGGCGGGCCACACGACGTCCACTTCTTCGATCGACTCGACACCGTGCCGATGGACGAGGTGGCACCCGAGGTCCGTCTGCTCCTCGACTTCACCGCAGTGAACAACGAGATCGGGTCTTCTCGATGGAACTTCTGCCGGGACCGACTGGAGGGGTTGCGTCGCAACGGACTCGAGATGACCGACGCGAGCCTCGAGACGATCGCCGTCGCGCAGCGTCGCTTCGTCGCGGACTCGCCACGGCTGCAGCGCTTCATCCAACGGTATGAAGCGGCGGGCGTGCCCACCCCACGATTCGTCGATCGGACCGGCGAGCGTGCTCGGCCGCCCGGCGCGCGAGCCTCGTAGACGATGCTCATCGCCTGGCGCCGTGCCGGCCGCCGGCGCCCGCCCGACGTTGCGATCGGCCGCGAGCCTGGCAGACTGCCCGCCCCATGAGCGCCGCGATCCTCTGCCGCGACGTCGTGAAGGTCTATCGCACGCGGCGCGCGCTCGACGGCGTGAGCTTCGAGGTGGCGCCGGGCGAGATCGTCGCGCTGCTCGGTCCCAACGGCGCCGGGAAGTCGACGACGCTCTCCATCATCGCGACCCTGCTCGAGCAGACGTCCGGCCACGTCGAAGTCGCGGGACACACCCTCCCCGCCGGGGCGCGACTCGCGCGCCGGTCGCTCGGCCTCGTACCGCAGCGCGCAGCCGTCTACCCGGCGCTCACCGCGCGGGAGAACCTGGCGTATTTCGCACCGCTCCAGGGCCTCGACCACCGGGCCGCCCGCGCTGCGATCGCGCGGGTGCTCGCGCTGGTCGGCCTCGAAAGCCGGGCCGACGAGCCGGTGGCCCAGTACTCCGGTGGGATGGCACGACGCTTGAACCTCGCCTGCGGCATCCTGCACGGGCCGCGCGTCGTCCTGCTCGACGAGCCGACCGTCGGCGTCGACCCGCAGGCGCGGGAACGCATCTACGCGCTCGAGCGCTCGCTCGCCGCCGAGGGCGGCGCGATCCTGCACAGCACCCACTTGATGGAGGAGGCACAGCGCCTGTGCGATCGCGTGATCCTGCTCGACGGCGGGCGGGTGATCGCGAGCGGGACCCCGACCGAGCTGGTCTCTCGCCTCGGCCTGCGCCCGGTGCTCACGCTGCACACCGAGCGCCCCCTCCCCGCCGGTTGGCCGGGCACCGGCGTGCGGGCGCGTGCGACCTCGGCCACGGCCGAGAGGATCGTCCTCCAAATCGACGAGGTCGGGCTCGTGCCCGCGCTCCTCGACCGCGCCCGAGCCGACGGCGGCGAGATCCTCGACGTTGCCCTCCACCGTCCCGATCTCGCCGACGTGTTCTTCCACCTGACGGGCCACGAGCTACGCGACGGTGACACCGGGGAAGACCCCACGCCATGATCGTCCGTGCGCTGGTTGCGGCGTTCGTCAAGGACGTGCGCTTGCTCGTCCGCGATCGCGTGGGCCTCGTCTTCCTCACCATCGCGCCGCTGATCGTGATGTCGGTGGCCGGGTTCTCGCTGTCGACCCTCTTCGGCGGCGTGCCGCAGCCGGGTGCCTACGTGCTGCCCGTGGTCGACGAGGACGATGGACGCATCGCCGCCGAGTTGCGGGAGCGGCTCACCGACGATGCGACGATCGAGGTCCGCACCGTCCCGACTCGCGAGCAGGCGCTCGAGCTCGTCCATTCCCGCGAGAGCGCCGCCGTCCTCGTCATCCCCGCCGGCACGTCGGCCGCGCTCGCGCGCGGGTCGCGCGCGTCGCTCCGCCTCCTCACCGACCCGGTCAAGTTCGTCGAGCTCACCAACGTGCGCTTCCTCGTCGAGGAGCTCCGCCAAGCGGTCGGTCAACATGCGATCGACCTCGCGCAGCGTCGAATCGACCGCGTGCGAGCGCGCGCGCTGGCCGAGGAGCGCCGGCTCGAGCGACGGTTCGCCCGCCTGCGGGCCGCGCTCGCCCGTACCGCCGACCGTGTACACGAGGTGCACGCCGACGTCGCCCGCCGCGTCGAGGTGGCCGGCGCTCGGCTGGAGAACACACTCCGCGAGGGCCTCCGCCGCACCGAAGCGGAGCGCCTGGGTGCGGCGCGGAGGCGTCTCGAGCGCGAGCTCGCTCCGCTCCACGAGTTCGTCGACGCGCTCGCCGCCTATCGCGGGACCTTCGAGTCGTGGCTCGCCGGAGTGCGGGAGCAGGCGGGACGCTTCGCCGACCGCATCCCGCCACCACCCGAGCCGCCGGCCCTGCCGGCGGCCCTCGAACAGCTCGCGCACGGCGACGACGATGCGCTCGCGAGCCGCATTCTGGGCGCGCCGGGCGACGTCGCGCTCCCGAAGCTGCCCCTCGACCTCGCCCTGCCGCCCCTGCCCGAACCCCCTGCGGTGACCGCACTCGCGCTCCCGTCGCTCCCCGACGTCCGGCTGCCGCGGCTGCTCGACGTCGTCGAGACGAGCGTGAGCGGAGCGCCGAGCCGTCTCAACAGCTTCGACCAGTACGTGCCCGGCTTCAGCATCACGTTCCTCATGCTCGGCATGCTGATCGGGGTCGCGATGACGCTGATCGACGAACGCGAGCTCGGCACGCTCGATCGCGTCCGCGCGACGCAGGCCCCGGTCGCGACGCTCGTCCTGGGCAAGCTCACGGTGCGCTTCCTGGTCGGCGTCCTGCAGATGATCGCGCTCCTCGGGGTCGGTCGGGCGGCCTTTGGCGTGTCCCTCGGCCCGCAGCCCGTGGCGCTTCTCCTGCCGACGGTGGGCATCGTCTTCGTCGGGACGGCCTTCGGCGTGCTGGTCGCCGGACTGGCCCCGACCCGCGACGCGGTCATCCCCCTCGGCGCGATCGCGATCGTCACCATGTGCGCCGTCGGCGGCTGCTGGTGGCCCATAGACCTCGAGCCGCGCTGGATGCGCGGTCTCGCGCGTGTCCTCCCGACCACCTGGGCGATGTCCGGCTTCAAGGACCTGATGATGCGCCACCAGACCGTCACGGCGGCGCTCGAGCCGACCCTCGTGCTCCTCCTCTTCGGCCTCGCCTTCCTGGTGGTCGGCCTCGTCGCCTTTCGTCCGAGCCGGGTGTGA
Coding sequences within:
- a CDS encoding alpha/beta hydrolase codes for the protein MGAEIRYAKSGEVHIAYRVFGDGPPDIVLVPGTVSHVELFWELPANEYLLKRLASFSRVIVFDKRGQGLSDRVADQTLEERVGDVLAVMDAAGSDRATIYGWSEGGQLSLKLAATHPERVSGLVLYGSYPSMYVTREQFDRFLQTLETHWGEGILVRVNAPSRRNDKAFVQWFGRLERAVASPGAILALMRANYEIDVRDLLPSINVPTLILHREGDSLVPVESGRYMAEHIPGARYVELPGVDHLLQAFEQDLLDVLLDEVEEFVTGTRRRPRAERPSPIAVSADPVDPVKHLPPAPDAEWRGADDAIAELERCREILACGEDGPGLAGLVARAEALAAAARGSWGEAEAQFVKAAETFRRYGMVWQEAQTFQSWGAALHAGADRRAAIEKVDMAIEIYRRHATGRGSCERAERDISSPTGDAGAVGAPASRAVFRREGDYWTVSWRGNVVRLKHAKGLHYIAYLLGHPGRQVLASDLAAPGTTGGSDHAWIDSGGTTAPNLGDAGTLLDAKAREQYRRRMGELREEVAEADRFNDTLRAARLRTELESLRDQIAGAAGLGGRHRKAASHAERARLMVTKAIKAALAKIRARDASLGRYLAASIKTGHCCTYDPGALPPVAWQL
- a CDS encoding alpha/beta hydrolase codes for the protein MTMASRPDVKTASTATTVFALAGLAAQLLNALASVPFRRPWRGRASTLHNVGITVTRSVMRAFLGYATSLPTPEFRSVENVLDRLCRVVLPPFLRPLDIVMDDAEVGGVRGLWYRRGNVEPRGTILYLHGGGYIGTSPAMYTISTGRIAAETGCEIFAPDYRLAPEFPFPASLVDAAAVYQGMLDAGTRPDRLFLAGDSGGGGLVNALMLDPLSRALPRPAGLILISPEVSLTLEERSITDNAALDILPWNIPVWPYLHGLDSRHPLVSAIDADLHGFPPTFVSLGGDEMFRDGIRGFVERLKASDVDATAIEEPGMFHVFPLLMPWADASARVYRAIGEFVTTRLARAARRP
- a CDS encoding DUF3108 domain-containing protein, which encodes MRNRRAAMIILAVLVAGARPEAHAADTRTLHYDVFYLAFRVLAVDVQSHVERAAYRTSVSLRTAGLFAAIVPWRSSATAGGTIEGPTLRPSFYRVQSEYRDRAQRIDLEYGDAGRVGGGVDGVLTDGERDDVPEPLRAGTMDPVTAEAAVVQRLAATGTCAGTVRIFDGLRRYDLRYDDLGVGDLEPSRYDSYRGSARLCRASVDPVAGFLRSGEHAGEQATQVLAWLAPPVAGATPVAVRIELSGPRGTLHAHLAEPTPDAP
- a CDS encoding long-chain fatty aldehyde decarbonylase, which gives rise to MSSLMGLAIFGEKVAARTYLAMADLRADHGDLLRKFAAMEARHGSSFLQVSRANAVEPDREFADRELGYLVEQVERYARASDFDALAVLQGFIVESLAIATYEPFLGLADTYPGAREAFATALADERYHVDWITRYLRLRYFGAVGEFLGLAERVNTQGIDCVGGSLMSIAGYLDVVGLSGAQCAAGMLDGYAGLLEDVGLDQRTALRSVTTLFAPLMAKYRRREHR
- a CDS encoding SDR family oxidoreductase, which encodes MHDASAGSILITGGNGFLGSLVAAKALVESDATIVLPLREPYTRERVLAPILTELAAEGRPPRAADSARIVTVPLPPHEHIDELYRSLRDLGVRDILHCAGSLSYFNVRRLQAGNLDLTRAILSLGTALDVRRFVYLSTAYSAGFTDCPILETLHDEPRNDPTDYTRTKREAEWLVARSGLPYVVVRPSIVIGDSRDGRYGGKPYGLYQLWTAGVRYLSMGFPRVLHVVAGNEPVNFLHQDAFTTGFWAAYRTLPDRAVMHLVSRDDALPTMRDLWTLWFSVHGGPHDVHFFDRLDTVPMDEVAPEVRLLLDFTAVNNEIGSSRWNFCRDRLEGLRRNGLEMTDASLETIAVAQRRFVADSPRLQRFIQRYEAAGVPTPRFVDRTGERARPPGARAS
- a CDS encoding ABC transporter ATP-binding protein yields the protein MSAAILCRDVVKVYRTRRALDGVSFEVAPGEIVALLGPNGAGKSTTLSIIATLLEQTSGHVEVAGHTLPAGARLARRSLGLVPQRAAVYPALTARENLAYFAPLQGLDHRAARAAIARVLALVGLESRADEPVAQYSGGMARRLNLACGILHGPRVVLLDEPTVGVDPQARERIYALERSLAAEGGAILHSTHLMEEAQRLCDRVILLDGGRVIASGTPTELVSRLGLRPVLTLHTERPLPAGWPGTGVRARATSATAERIVLQIDEVGLVPALLDRARADGGEILDVALHRPDLADVFFHLTGHELRDGDTGEDPTP
- a CDS encoding ABC transporter permease, whose protein sequence is MIVRALVAAFVKDVRLLVRDRVGLVFLTIAPLIVMSVAGFSLSTLFGGVPQPGAYVLPVVDEDDGRIAAELRERLTDDATIEVRTVPTREQALELVHSRESAAVLVIPAGTSAALARGSRASLRLLTDPVKFVELTNVRFLVEELRQAVGQHAIDLAQRRIDRVRARALAEERRLERRFARLRAALARTADRVHEVHADVARRVEVAGARLENTLREGLRRTEAERLGAARRRLERELAPLHEFVDALAAYRGTFESWLAGVREQAGRFADRIPPPPEPPALPAALEQLAHGDDDALASRILGAPGDVALPKLPLDLALPPLPEPPAVTALALPSLPDVRLPRLLDVVETSVSGAPSRLNSFDQYVPGFSITFLMLGMLIGVAMTLIDERELGTLDRVRATQAPVATLVLGKLTVRFLVGVLQMIALLGVGRAAFGVSLGPQPVALLLPTVGIVFVGTAFGVLVAGLAPTRDAVIPLGAIAIVTMCAVGGCWWPIDLEPRWMRGLARVLPTTWAMSGFKDLMMRHQTVTAALEPTLVLLLFGLAFLVVGLVAFRPSRV